Proteins encoded together in one Camelina sativa cultivar DH55 chromosome 9, Cs, whole genome shotgun sequence window:
- the LOC104714091 gene encoding uncharacterized protein LOC104714091, producing the protein MGALRLRNVGLIDSKGCSKLFPVSQSPPMSQSNGPFSSLVICVTGLSKDARKQVKEATERLGGEYSPHLHLRCTHLVVQSSCGRKFEHTLKHGARKGLFVVTIGWFVDSVKRNLRMSESLYNVKQLGQNCEKVDDLSRVFDLEPICRPRQIQQAVHFGTSTKNYQLSSTGTESGTSVDMTLADHCMYVDSDISDELRLKVLKVAGEQGAKVIDSWFIGCNASLVVCEGASIQRYLGHAKTIVSPLWVLKTVERHRQRLVHMSPDLARHLGLMLENFEDGATKEKTCGEGNSKDATKFKSKSQQQRKETVNIAKTGVRRRRTRHMKTCQNPIRRITQNSLLENICWTISDAVSTATIFTDSCSSSGYISEPQPSVVQEEKDNGLDPVASFSNSTRALTEIEKTELIFKDSFLTVLFPTDRFSEMGLSSRTYFSDNGFTCLQILDYIHSIYQENLPDHEIEVAIHTDSRHADRLRTVYCSKETSDEGALVFPRIELLGSRKSFEMLKRVNGENNSNVYELMIRA; encoded by the exons ATGGGTGCTCTCAGATTAAGAAATGTTGGTCTGATTGATTCAAAGGGTTGTTCTAAGTTGTTCCCTGTCTCACAATCTCCTCCAATGTCTCAGTCCAATGgacctttctcttctcttgtcaTTTGTGTCACTGGTTTATCCAAAG ATGCGAGAAAACAAGTGAAGGAAGCGACAGAGAGACTAGGAGGCGAGTACAGTCCTCACCTGCACCTGCGATGCACTCATTTAGTAGTCCAG AGCTCTTGTGGACGTAAGTTTGAGCACACTTTGAAACATGGGGCAAGAAAAGGTCTCTTTGTTGTTACAATTGGCTGGTTTGTAGATAGCGTCAAGAGAAACC TCAGGATGAGCGAATCACTTTACAATGTTAAACAACTTGGACAAAATTGCGAAAAGGTGGATGATCTGAGCCGGGTATTTGATCTCGAACCTATTTGTCGTCCTAGGCAAATTCAGCAAGCTGTACATTTTGGCACATCAACGAAGAACTACCAACTATCTTCTACTGGAACAGAGTCTGGCACTAGTGTAGACATGACTCTTGCTGACCACTGCATGTATGTTGATTCAGACATTTCAGATGAACTTCGGCTTAAG GTCTTAAAGGTTGCTGGAGAGCAAGGAGCAAAGGTCATTGATTCATGGTTTATTGGTTGCAATGCAAGTCTTGTTGTGTGTGAAGGTGCTTCTATCCAGAGATATCTTGGCCATGCCAAAACTATTGTCTCA CCACTATGGGTTCTGAAAACAGTGGAAAGACATCGGCAAAGACTTGTTCACATGTCACCTGATTTAGCCAGACATTTGGGTTTAATGCTTGAAAACTTTGAAGATGGCGCTACAAAGGAG AAAACTTGTGGGGAAGGTAATTCTAAAGATgctacaaaattcaaaagtaaatcacaacaacaaaggaAAGAGACTGTAAATATAGCTAAAACCGGGGTTAGGAGACGTCGTACTCGCCACATGAAG ACTTGTCAAAACCCAATAAGACGCATAACACAGAACAGCCTGCTAGAGAATATTTGCTGGACAATATCTGACGCAGTGTCAACTGCCACTATTTTTACTGATTCTTGCAGCAGCAGTGGTTACATCAGTGAACCCCAGCCTTCTGTTgtacaagaagagaaagacaatGGGTTAGATCCAGTAGCTTCTTTTTCAAACTCAACCAGAGCACTCACCGAGAT TGAAAAGACGGAACTGATATTTAAAGACAGCTTCCTTACAGTTCTATTTCCAACTGATCGGTTCTCGGAGATGGGACTTTCTTCACGGACCTATTTCAGTGATAATGGTTTTACGTGCTTGCAAATCTTAGACTATATCCACAGCATCTATCAG GAGAACTTGCCGGATCATGAAATAGAGGTTGCGATTCATACAGACTCAAGGCATGCTGACCGCCTCAGAACAGTGTATTGCAGCAAAGAGACATCAGATGAAGGTGCATTGGTTTTCCCAAGAATAGAGTTACTGGGAAGTAGGAAAAGTTTTGAAATGCTCAAGCGTGTGAATGGAGAGAACAACAGTAATGTTTACGAGCTCATGATTAGAGCTTGA
- the LOC104714092 gene encoding polyadenylate-binding protein-interacting protein 7, protein MSLTKKSSDPKLSGTSIKPTTLNPHAAEFVPFTLRSPSSGGTSSLDAATSRLLASSSSVGKAVLDRTESSASHHSDEEARQFWSNQLPDDLTPDFGLMTQVENAYGSGSLSLASLSLYDANEAEKFPSAAAGGYGFSDQTGLASHTANGNSLAEKSRFPISSFGEDPQRPSFMQLSPKPWDNQIMNAEQLLGNDRERNPFSGNSRHGFVNDMITETPGEMEVNPVDFLASQFPGFAAESLAEVYFANGCDLQLTVEMLTQLELQVDGGLNQNISPKPYAAPTLTPMDFPALSISNSHGIPAQFGGDDLQQTGNHYQSPEKDNMFFFKSGPSVSQPGSIDYVSAVRKLASQDSGIWKYERNDPADSSIGSSRNSQASAGAYKSGRGRSIYSDKLQSRAQTRPAPVWLETGDAVGNMYSDLREEARDYARLRNVYFEQARQAYLVGNKALAKELSVKGQLHNMQMKAAHGKAQEAIYRQRNPVGQGNSRGNERMIDLHGLHVSEALQVLKHELSVLRSTARATLERLQVYICVGTGHHTRGSRTPARLPVAVQRYLLEEEGLDYSEPQAGLLRVIIY, encoded by the exons ATGAGCTTAACCAAGAAATCAAGTGATCCAAAGCTAAGTGGTACTAGTATCAAGCCAACAACTTTGAACCCTCATGCTGCTGAGTTTGTTCCCTTTACACTACGTTCTCCTTCATCTGGAGGTACAAGCTCTTTGGATGCTGCCACTTCTAGACTTTTAGCTTCCTCTAGTTCCGTAGGGAAAGCTGTTCTTGACCGAACTGAATCATCTGCGTCGCATCACTCTGATGAAGAAGCACGTCAGTTCTGGAGTAACCAGCTTCCTGACGATTTAACTCCAGATTTCGGGTTAATGACTCAAGTTGAAAATGCTTATGGTTCTGGGAGTTTGTCACTAGCTAGCTTGTCGTTGTATGACGCTAATGAAGCTGAAAAGTTTCCTTCTGCTGCTGCTGGAGGATACGGGTTTTCAGACCAAACTGGATTAGCTTCACATACCGCTAATGGTAATAGCTTGGCTGAGAAGAGTAGATTTCCCATTTCTTCATTCGGGGAAGATCCTCAGCGACCGAGTTTCATGCAACTCAGTCCCAAGCCTTGGGATAACCAAATCATGAATGCCGAGCAGCTTCTTGGGAATGACAGGGAAAGAAACCCTTTCAGTGGGAACTCCCGACATGGGTTCGTTAACGACATGATTACTGAGACTCCAGGGGAAATGGAAGTGAACCCTGTGGATTTTCTTGCTTCTCAGTTCCCCGGTTTTGCCGCTGAAAGTCTAGCAGAAGTTTATTTTGCTAACGGGTGTGATTTGCAGTTGACAGTTGAGATGCTTACTCAGCTTGAG CTACAAGTGGATGGTGGCTTGAATCAGAACATAAGCCCCAAGCCTTATGCTGCTCCTACTCTAACTCCCATGGATTTTCCTGCGTTAAGCATCTCAAATAGCCATGGTATTCCTGCCCAGTTTGGTGGGGATGATTTGCAACAAACTGGAAATCACTACCAATCTCCTGAAAAGGATAACATGTTCTTCTTCAAGTCGGGACCATCAGTTTCTCAGCCTGGTTCAATCGATTATGTTTCCGCTGTCAGGAAGTTAGCATCTCAGGATTCTGGTATATGGAAATATGAACGAAACGATCCAGCAGACTCATCTATTGGCTCTAGCAGAAATTCTCAGGCTTCAGCTGGTGCTTACAAAAGTGGCCGTGGGAGGAGTATATATTCTGATAAACTGCAAAGTCGAGCCCAAACTCGACCTGCTCCTGTCTGGCTGGAAACCGGGGATGCAGTTG GGAATATGTATTCTGACTTACGCGAGGAAGCACGTGACTATGCACGTCTGCGCAATGTATACTTCGAACAG GCACGGCAAGCATACCTTGTTGGCAATAAGGCATTAGCTAAAGAGCTAAGTGTCAAGGGACAGTTGCATAACATGCAAATGAAGGCTGCTCATGGAAAAGCACAAGAAGCCATTTACCGCCAGAG GAACCCGGTGGGTCAAGGAAACAGTAGAGggaatgagagaatgatagactTGCATGGGTTACATGTGAGTGAAGCTCTTCAGGTGTTGAAGCACGAACTGAGTGTATTGAGGAGCACAGCTCGAGCAACGCTAGAGAGGCTTCAGGTTTACATATGTGTAGGTACTGGCCACCACACAAGGGGTTCCCGCACTCCAGCTAGACTCCCAGTTGCTGTACAGCGGTACCTACTCGAAGAAGAAGGGCTTGACTATTCTGAGCCTCAGGCCGGTCTCCTTAGAGTCATCATATACTGA
- the LOC104714093 gene encoding serine/threonine-protein kinase At5g01020-like codes for MAVIKKKKTSLTSLFLGCYKAKNTSKYEGEEKPVMKIRTCPAFKRLSLSDISDPSSPMSVMDDLSHSFTSQKLRMFTLSELRMITHNFSRSNMLGEGGFGPVYKGFIDDKVKPGLEAQPVAVKALDLHGHQGHREWLAEILFLGQLSNKHLVKLIGFCYEEEQRVLVYEYMPRGSLENQIFRRNSVAMAWGIRMKIALGAAKGLVFLHEAEKPVIYRDFKTSNILLDSNYNAKLSDFGLAKDGPEGEHTHVTTRVMGTQGYAAPEYIMTGHLTTMNDVYSFGVVLLELITGKKSMDNTRARREQSLVEWMRPMLRDQRKLGQIIDPRLESQYKTEAAQVAASLAYKCLSQQPKYRPTMCEVVKVLESIQEVEIKERDVNNKEAKKIVDIKKCRHHHRRGQRRVNIAYSDSLLYKESRAKQNNDV; via the exons atggcagtgatcaagaagaagaagacatcattGACATCTCTGTTCTTGGGGTGTTACAAGGCAAAGAACACAAGCAAATACGAAGGAGAGGAGAAGCCTGTAATGAAAATAAGAACTTGTCCAGCGTTCAAGAGGCTGTCTTTATCAGACATAAGCGATCCAAGCTCGCCCATGTCGGTCATGGATGATCTATCTCACTCCTTTACATCTCAGAAGCTTCGTATGTTCACGTTGTCTGAGCTGAGAATGATTACGCATAATTTCTCCAGAAGTAACATGTTAGGCGAAGGAGGGTTTGGGCCGGTTTACAAAGGGTTTATTGATGATAAGGTTAAACCTGGTTTAGAAGCCCAACCGGTTGCTGTTAAGGCTCTTGATCTTCATGGCCATCAAGGCCATAGAGAATGGCTG gCGGAGATACTATTTTTGGGACAACTAAGTAATAAACATCTTGTGAAGCTGATTGGATTTTGTTATGAAGAGGAGCAAAGAGTGCTTGTTTATGAGTACATGCCTCGGGGTAGCTTGGAGAACCAGATCTTTAGAA GAAATAGCGTAGCAATGGCATGGGGAATAAGAATGAAGATAGCCCTTGGAGCCGCCAAAGGTTTAGTTTTTCTCCATGAAGCAGAGAAACCTGTCATCTACAGAGACTTCAAAACCTCTAATATATTGTTAGACTCC AACTATAACGCCAAATTATCAGACTTTGGTCTAGCCAAAGATGGACCTGAAGGCGAACATACACATGTAACAACTCGAGTGATGGGAACACAAGGTTATGCCGCGCCCGAATATATCATGACTG GTCATTTAACGACGATGAATGATGTATACAGTTTTGGAGTAGTTTTGTTAGAACTGATAACGGGTAAAAAGTCGATGGACAATACCCGGGCACGGAGGGAACAAAGCCTCGTGGAATGGATGCGGCCCATGTTAAGGGACCAACGAAAGCTAGGACAGATCATCGACCCGAGGCTCGAGAGCCAGTACAAAACAGAAGCGGCACAGGTAGCTGCTTCCCTAGCATACAAATGTCTAAGCCAACAACCTAAGTATAGACCTACAATGTGTGAGGTGGTTAAGGTCTTAGAGTCTATCCAAGAAGTTGAGATTAAGGAGCGTGATGTTAACAACAAAGAAGCGAAGAAGATTgttgatataaaaaaatgtagGCATCATCACCGTAGAGGCCAAAGACGTGTGAATATCGCTTATTCAGATTCTCTCCTCTACAAGGAATCCAGGGCAAAGCAAAACAATGACGTTTGA